In the genome of Neofelis nebulosa isolate mNeoNeb1 chromosome 6, mNeoNeb1.pri, whole genome shotgun sequence, one region contains:
- the LOC131515036 gene encoding retinoic acid early transcript 1E-like isoform X4, with translation MSLAYHTAHLLLSMLLPVQTWKTLDHTHSLCLDLTVKSQSGPGHPWYEVQASVDKKPVFQYDSDSSKMKPLGLLGAKVNATKAWTELTQMLGEVGQELRMIVSDIKLENSVTSGPPTLHIQLSCQCEAEQGTVASWHFNINGQPALLFDTMNMTWTVTSPGARGVKEEWENKGLADYFRRISMGDCRHWLREFLEHWEKVPEPPVPPKKVPDADQSLPMPSIACIILGVIVISPVIIVICFSISRKLAQRSPKKPKEALYQEARLSSPALLSI, from the exons ATGTCGCTGGCATACCACACTGCACATTTACTTTTGTCAATGCTGCTGCCAGTACAAACCTGGAAGACGCTGGACC atactcactctctctgccttgaCCTCACCGTCAAATCTCAATCTGGACCCGGACACCCTTGGTATGAAGTGCAGGCCTCAGTGGACAAAAAGCCTGTCTTTCAGTATGACAGTGACAGCAGCAAGATGAAACCTTTGGGTCTCCTGGGGGCGAAAGTAAATGCCACCAAAGCATGGACAGAATTGACCCAGATGCTGGGAGAGGTGGGGCAAGAGCTCAGGATGATCGTGTCTGACATCAAACTGGAGAACAGCGTGACCAGTG GTCCCCCCACCCTGCACATCCAGCTGTCTTGTCAGTGTGAAGCAGAACAAGGCACCGTTGCGTCCTGGCACTTCAACATCAACGGGCAGCCAGCCCTCCTCTTTGACACGATGAACATGACCTGGACAGTCACGAGTCCTGGAGCCAGAGGCGTCAAGGAGGAGTGGGAGAACAAGGGACTGGCAGACTATTTCAGGAGGATCTCAATGGGAGACTGCCGTCACTGGCTTAGGGAATTCTTAGAACACTGGGAGAAAGTGCCGGAGCCCCCAG taccACCAAAAAAGGTCCCAGATGCTGACCAGTCTTTACCCATGCCATCAATTGCGTGCATCATCCTAGGAGTGATTGTCATCAGCCCAGTCATCATTGTCATCTGCTTTAGCATCTCAAGAAAATTGG cccagagaagcccAAAGAAGCCCAAAGAAGCCCTTTACCAGGAAGCAAGGCTCAGCTCTCCAGCGCTCCTTAGCATCTGA
- the LOC131515036 gene encoding retinoic acid early transcript 1E-like isoform X1: MLLHHLTQGENCCPQAGKRILTRHRTCRCFDLGLSSVQHDTHSLCLDLTVKSQSGPGHPWYEVQASVDKKPVFQYDSDSSKMKPLGLLGAKVNATKAWTELTQMLGEVGQELRMIVSDIKLENSVTSGPPTLHIQLSCQCEAEQGTVASWHFNINGQPALLFDTMNMTWTVTSPGARGVKEEWENKGLADYFRRISMGDCRHWLREFLEHWEKVPEPPVPPKKVPDADQSLPMPSIACIILGVIVISPVIIVICFSISRKLAQRSPKKPKEALYQEARLSSPALLSI, encoded by the exons ATGCTCCTTCATCATCTG ACACAAGGAGAAAACTGCTGTCCACAAGCTGGGAAAAGGATCCTCACTAGACACAGGACCTGCCGGTGTTTCGATCTTGGGCTCTCCAGCGTCCAGCATG atactcactctctctgccttgaCCTCACCGTCAAATCTCAATCTGGACCCGGACACCCTTGGTATGAAGTGCAGGCCTCAGTGGACAAAAAGCCTGTCTTTCAGTATGACAGTGACAGCAGCAAGATGAAACCTTTGGGTCTCCTGGGGGCGAAAGTAAATGCCACCAAAGCATGGACAGAATTGACCCAGATGCTGGGAGAGGTGGGGCAAGAGCTCAGGATGATCGTGTCTGACATCAAACTGGAGAACAGCGTGACCAGTG GTCCCCCCACCCTGCACATCCAGCTGTCTTGTCAGTGTGAAGCAGAACAAGGCACCGTTGCGTCCTGGCACTTCAACATCAACGGGCAGCCAGCCCTCCTCTTTGACACGATGAACATGACCTGGACAGTCACGAGTCCTGGAGCCAGAGGCGTCAAGGAGGAGTGGGAGAACAAGGGACTGGCAGACTATTTCAGGAGGATCTCAATGGGAGACTGCCGTCACTGGCTTAGGGAATTCTTAGAACACTGGGAGAAAGTGCCGGAGCCCCCAG taccACCAAAAAAGGTCCCAGATGCTGACCAGTCTTTACCCATGCCATCAATTGCGTGCATCATCCTAGGAGTGATTGTCATCAGCCCAGTCATCATTGTCATCTGCTTTAGCATCTCAAGAAAATTGG cccagagaagcccAAAGAAGCCCAAAGAAGCCCTTTACCAGGAAGCAAGGCTCAGCTCTCCAGCGCTCCTTAGCATCTGA
- the LOC131515036 gene encoding retinoic acid early transcript 1E-like isoform X5 — protein MVRYKDTHSLCLDLTVKSQSGPGHPWYEVQASVDKKPVFQYDSDSSKMKPLGLLGAKVNATKAWTELTQMLGEVGQELRMIVSDIKLENSVTSGPPTLHIQLSCQCEAEQGTVASWHFNINGQPALLFDTMNMTWTVTSPGARGVKEEWENKGLADYFRRISMGDCRHWLREFLEHWEKVPEPPVPPKKVPDADQSLPMPSIACIILGVIVISPVIIVICFSISRKLAQRSPKKPKEALYQEARLSSPALLSI, from the exons ATGGTGAGATATAAAG atactcactctctctgccttgaCCTCACCGTCAAATCTCAATCTGGACCCGGACACCCTTGGTATGAAGTGCAGGCCTCAGTGGACAAAAAGCCTGTCTTTCAGTATGACAGTGACAGCAGCAAGATGAAACCTTTGGGTCTCCTGGGGGCGAAAGTAAATGCCACCAAAGCATGGACAGAATTGACCCAGATGCTGGGAGAGGTGGGGCAAGAGCTCAGGATGATCGTGTCTGACATCAAACTGGAGAACAGCGTGACCAGTG GTCCCCCCACCCTGCACATCCAGCTGTCTTGTCAGTGTGAAGCAGAACAAGGCACCGTTGCGTCCTGGCACTTCAACATCAACGGGCAGCCAGCCCTCCTCTTTGACACGATGAACATGACCTGGACAGTCACGAGTCCTGGAGCCAGAGGCGTCAAGGAGGAGTGGGAGAACAAGGGACTGGCAGACTATTTCAGGAGGATCTCAATGGGAGACTGCCGTCACTGGCTTAGGGAATTCTTAGAACACTGGGAGAAAGTGCCGGAGCCCCCAG taccACCAAAAAAGGTCCCAGATGCTGACCAGTCTTTACCCATGCCATCAATTGCGTGCATCATCCTAGGAGTGATTGTCATCAGCCCAGTCATCATTGTCATCTGCTTTAGCATCTCAAGAAAATTGG cccagagaagcccAAAGAAGCCCAAAGAAGCCCTTTACCAGGAAGCAAGGCTCAGCTCTCCAGCGCTCCTTAGCATCTGA
- the LOC131515036 gene encoding retinoic acid early transcript 1E-like isoform X2 yields MVKTQGENCCPQAGKRILTRHRTCRCFDLGLSSVQHDTHSLCLDLTVKSQSGPGHPWYEVQASVDKKPVFQYDSDSSKMKPLGLLGAKVNATKAWTELTQMLGEVGQELRMIVSDIKLENSVTSGPPTLHIQLSCQCEAEQGTVASWHFNINGQPALLFDTMNMTWTVTSPGARGVKEEWENKGLADYFRRISMGDCRHWLREFLEHWEKVPEPPVPPKKVPDADQSLPMPSIACIILGVIVISPVIIVICFSISRKLAQRSPKKPKEALYQEARLSSPALLSI; encoded by the exons ATGGTGAAGACACAAGGAGAAAACTGCTGTCCACAAGCTGGGAAAAGGATCCTCACTAGACACAGGACCTGCCGGTGTTTCGATCTTGGGCTCTCCAGCGTCCAGCATG atactcactctctctgccttgaCCTCACCGTCAAATCTCAATCTGGACCCGGACACCCTTGGTATGAAGTGCAGGCCTCAGTGGACAAAAAGCCTGTCTTTCAGTATGACAGTGACAGCAGCAAGATGAAACCTTTGGGTCTCCTGGGGGCGAAAGTAAATGCCACCAAAGCATGGACAGAATTGACCCAGATGCTGGGAGAGGTGGGGCAAGAGCTCAGGATGATCGTGTCTGACATCAAACTGGAGAACAGCGTGACCAGTG GTCCCCCCACCCTGCACATCCAGCTGTCTTGTCAGTGTGAAGCAGAACAAGGCACCGTTGCGTCCTGGCACTTCAACATCAACGGGCAGCCAGCCCTCCTCTTTGACACGATGAACATGACCTGGACAGTCACGAGTCCTGGAGCCAGAGGCGTCAAGGAGGAGTGGGAGAACAAGGGACTGGCAGACTATTTCAGGAGGATCTCAATGGGAGACTGCCGTCACTGGCTTAGGGAATTCTTAGAACACTGGGAGAAAGTGCCGGAGCCCCCAG taccACCAAAAAAGGTCCCAGATGCTGACCAGTCTTTACCCATGCCATCAATTGCGTGCATCATCCTAGGAGTGATTGTCATCAGCCCAGTCATCATTGTCATCTGCTTTAGCATCTCAAGAAAATTGG cccagagaagcccAAAGAAGCCCAAAGAAGCCCTTTACCAGGAAGCAAGGCTCAGCTCTCCAGCGCTCCTTAGCATCTGA
- the LOC131515036 gene encoding retinoic acid early transcript 1E-like isoform X3 — translation MLLHHLTQGENCCPQAGKRILTRHRTCRCFDLGLSSVQHDTHSLCLDLTVKSQSGPGHPWYEVQASVDKKPVFQYDSDSSKMKPLGLLGAKVNATKAWTELTQMLGEVGQELRMIVSDIKLENSVTSGPPTLHIQLSCQCEAEQGTVASWHFNINGQPALLFDTMNMTWTVTSPGARGVKEEWENKGLADYFRRISMGDCRHWLREFLEHWEKVPEPPVPPKKVPDADQSLPMPSIACIILGVIVISPVIIVICFSISRKLEKPKEAQRSPLPGSKAQLSSAP, via the exons ATGCTCCTTCATCATCTG ACACAAGGAGAAAACTGCTGTCCACAAGCTGGGAAAAGGATCCTCACTAGACACAGGACCTGCCGGTGTTTCGATCTTGGGCTCTCCAGCGTCCAGCATG atactcactctctctgccttgaCCTCACCGTCAAATCTCAATCTGGACCCGGACACCCTTGGTATGAAGTGCAGGCCTCAGTGGACAAAAAGCCTGTCTTTCAGTATGACAGTGACAGCAGCAAGATGAAACCTTTGGGTCTCCTGGGGGCGAAAGTAAATGCCACCAAAGCATGGACAGAATTGACCCAGATGCTGGGAGAGGTGGGGCAAGAGCTCAGGATGATCGTGTCTGACATCAAACTGGAGAACAGCGTGACCAGTG GTCCCCCCACCCTGCACATCCAGCTGTCTTGTCAGTGTGAAGCAGAACAAGGCACCGTTGCGTCCTGGCACTTCAACATCAACGGGCAGCCAGCCCTCCTCTTTGACACGATGAACATGACCTGGACAGTCACGAGTCCTGGAGCCAGAGGCGTCAAGGAGGAGTGGGAGAACAAGGGACTGGCAGACTATTTCAGGAGGATCTCAATGGGAGACTGCCGTCACTGGCTTAGGGAATTCTTAGAACACTGGGAGAAAGTGCCGGAGCCCCCAG taccACCAAAAAAGGTCCCAGATGCTGACCAGTCTTTACCCATGCCATCAATTGCGTGCATCATCCTAGGAGTGATTGTCATCAGCCCAGTCATCATTGTCATCTGCTTTAGCATCTCAAGAAAATTGG agaagcccAAAGAAGCCCAAAGAAGCCCTTTACCAGGAAGCAAGGCTCAGCTCTCCAGCGCTCCTTAG